A section of the Amblyomma americanum isolate KBUSLIRL-KWMA chromosome 2, ASM5285725v1, whole genome shotgun sequence genome encodes:
- the LOC144119760 gene encoding uncharacterized protein LOC144119760 produces the protein MIRACVLLALATSALAGYTGYGLGYGGLGYGGLGYGGLGYGGLGYAGLGYGLGYGGYGYGLGYTGFAPSVATVAHAPAVATVAHAAPAVASYAVAPAVTRVAAYHAAPAVATYATAPVVAAAPAVTKVATTYAAAPAVATVAHAAPVATYAAAPAVATVAHAAPVATYAAAPAFAAVHAAPAVATTTVAHAAPAVAAYHAAPVYGYGVGTLGYGAGHYGFGHGLLGYGLNYGYGLGSPFHYGALLRKKKSAKGPGTELTQQSAQQQLKVTMIRACVLLALATSALAGYTGYGLGYGGLGYGGLGYGGLGYGGLGYAGLGYGLGYGGYGYGLGYTGFAPSVATVAHAPAVATVAHAAPAVTTVAHAAPAVASYAVAPAVTRVAAYHAAPAVATYAAASVVAAAPAVTKVATTYAAAPAVATVAHAAPVATYAAAPAVATVAHAAPVATYAAAPAFATVHAAPAVATTTVAHAAPAVAAYHAAPVYGYGVGTLGYGAGHYGFGHGLLGYGLNYGYGLGSPFHYGALLRKKK, from the exons ATG ATTCGTGCTTGCGTTCTCTTGGCTCTTGCCACCAGCGCTCTCGCTGGCTACACCGGCTACGGCCTTGGCTACGGTGGACTTGGCTACGGTGGCCTCGGCTACGGTGGCCTCGGCTACGGTGGCCTCGGCTACGCCGGTCTCGGCTACGGCCTCGGCTACGGTGGTTATGGCTACGGTCTTGGTTACACTGGCTTCGCTCCATCTGTGGCCACCGTTGCCCACGCCCCAGCTGTCGCCACCGtcgcccacgctgccccagccgtcGCTAGCTACGCCGTCGCCCCAGCTGTGACTCGCGTTGCCGCCTACCACGCCGCCCCAGCTGTCGCCACCTATGCTACTGCCCCTGTTGTTGCCGCTGCTCCAGCCGTGACCAAGGTTGCCACcacctacgccgctgccccagctgttgcCACCGTCGCTCACGCTGCTCCAGTCGCcacctacgccgctgccccagccgTCGCCACCGTCGCTCACGCTGCTCCAGTCGCcacctacgccgctgccccagctttCGCTGCTGTCCACGCCgccccagctgtggccaccaccACCGTCGCCCATGCTGCCCCAGCTGTCGCTGCCTACCACGCCGCCCCAGTCTACGGTTACGGCGTTGGCACTCTCGGCTATGGTGCCGGCCACTACGGCTTCGGTCACGGTCTCCTCGGCTACGGCCTGAACTACGGCTATGGCCTCGGCTCTCCATTCCACTACGGCGCTCTTCTCCGCAAGAAGAAGT CCGCCAAG GGGCCGGGAACTGAGCTCACTCAGCAGTCGGCTCAACAGCAGCTCAAAGTCACCATG ATTCGTGCTTGCGTTCTCTTGGCTCTTGCCACCAGCGCTCTCGCTGGCTACACCGGCTACGGCCTTGGCTACGGAGGCCTTGGCTACGGTGGCCTCGGCTACGGTGGCCTCGGCTACGGTGGCCTTGGCTACGCCGGTCTCGGCTACGGCCTCGGCTACGGGGGTTATGGCTACGGTCTTGGTTACACTGGCTTCGCTCCATCTGTGGCCACCGTTGCCCACGCCCCAGCTGTCGCCACTGTGGCCCATGCTGCCCCAGCTGTGACCACCGtcgcccacgctgccccagctgtcGCTAGCTACGCCGTCGCCCCAGCTGTGACTCGCGTTGCCGCCTACCACGCCGCCCCAGCTGTCGCCACCTATGCTGCTGCCTCTGTTGTTGCCGCTGCTCCAGCCGTGACCAAGGTTGCCACcacctacgccgctgccccagctgttgcCACCGTCGCTCACGCTGCTCCAGTCGCcacctacgccgctgccccagccgTCGCCACCGTCGCTCACGCTGCTCCAGTCGCcacctacgccgctgccccagctttCGCTACTGTCCACGCCgccccagctgtggccaccaccACCGTCGCCCATGCTGCCCCAGCTGTCGCTGCCTACCACGCCGCCCCAGTCTACGGTTACGGCGTTGGCACTCTCGGCTATGGTGCCGGCCACTACGGCTTCGGTCACGGTCTCCTCGGCTACGGCCTGAACTACGGCTATGGCCTCGGCTCTCCATTCCACTACGGCGCTCTTCTCCGCAAGAAGAAGT AG